Proteins co-encoded in one Agrobacterium cucumeris genomic window:
- a CDS encoding type II toxin-antitoxin system MqsA family antitoxin, giving the protein MAVAANILPETMISPETGETLRRDVRPFVVTYKGKSKTVDLPGYYPDSGDEGVHVGNDMEATDAALRALKEEVEGIPSPSTIRRVRKKLKLSQREAGGILKVGESAFDKYERGLVEPSGPTSQLLRLLDRHPELIEELRQQAS; this is encoded by the coding sequence ATGGCGGTTGCAGCAAATATACTGCCCGAAACGATGATCTCACCGGAAACCGGAGAGACGCTGCGCCGGGACGTCCGACCGTTTGTCGTGACCTACAAGGGCAAGAGCAAAACGGTCGACCTGCCGGGATATTATCCCGATAGCGGCGACGAAGGTGTTCATGTCGGCAACGACATGGAGGCAACGGACGCGGCCTTGCGGGCGTTGAAGGAAGAAGTTGAAGGCATTCCCTCTCCGTCGACAATCCGCAGAGTGCGCAAAAAACTAAAACTGTCGCAACGTGAAGCAGGCGGCATCCTGAAGGTTGGTGAAAGCGCGTTCGACAAATACGAGCGCGGCTTGGTCGAGCCAAGCGGCCCGACCAGCCAATTGCTGCGCCTTCTCGACCGGCATCCGGAACTCATCGAAGAGTTGCGGCAACAGGCAAGCTAA
- a CDS encoding type II toxin-antitoxin system MqsR family toxin has translation MEKRRPTYDLEAVKAVLGSISTLAITTTALRDAASLGYDRAGIVATIDTIERRMFYKSMTANADHRVWQDVYHVPVPEHGMVLYVKFQADVITEFRIMSFKER, from the coding sequence ATGGAGAAAAGGCGCCCGACATACGATCTCGAGGCCGTTAAAGCTGTTTTGGGGTCGATTTCGACGCTTGCCATCACGACGACGGCGCTGCGGGATGCCGCCTCATTGGGCTACGACCGCGCCGGCATCGTCGCGACCATCGACACCATCGAGCGCCGTATGTTCTACAAGTCGATGACAGCGAACGCAGACCATCGGGTATGGCAAGATGTTTATCATGTGCCGGTCCCCGAGCACGGCATGGTGCTTTATGTGAAATTCCAGGCGGACGTGATCACGGAATTCCGGATCATGTCATTCAAGGAGAGATGA
- a CDS encoding ParB N-terminal domain-containing protein: MHIMKVDPRSLKDNPDNTRQSKSTPQADALLLATIKAVGIIQPPVIFPEVGGGNGYVIEAGHRRTRMAIAAGLEEIEVLVVEAANDNGAMRSMVENIAREPLNPVDQWRGIERLVALDWTEEAIAVALALPVRQIRKLRLLANVLPAMLDQMAFGDMPNEQQLRTIAAAHLDEQKEVWKAQKPKKGQPAAWWQIANALSKTRMYAKDASFGDDLREAYGIEWIEDLFAPADEDSRYTTNVEAYLGAQQEWMTNNLPKKGMIAEVSQWGEVKLPQKASRVYGKPGKGDHTAMYLDRNGKVQTVHYRMPEEKKTKGKGAVVGGGDTAGEDAIDGPKQRPDVTQKGLDMIGDLRTDALHEALARAPIEDDTLMALLVLAFAGMNVRVDSGANDHVFGAKRFARHAARLLDADGKLAFDRDTLRVSTRSMLVDVLSCRRGMSNSGIVSRIAGDAIGADGYLPNMGTEDFLLCLSRQALEASCEGTSVLPRPRVRETRAALVEHFKQGHFVHPAALFAPDPKDLAELIKQGEVVEDYDTVTSEETTDRLEGELADGSVAGEEADFAVADPEAGDGADDAVETAYGIAAE, translated from the coding sequence ATGCATATCATGAAGGTCGATCCGCGCTCGTTGAAGGACAATCCGGACAATACCCGGCAATCCAAATCCACCCCGCAGGCCGATGCGCTGCTGCTCGCCACCATCAAGGCCGTCGGCATCATCCAGCCGCCCGTCATTTTTCCCGAAGTTGGTGGTGGGAACGGCTACGTCATTGAAGCCGGTCATCGTCGCACCCGCATGGCCATCGCCGCAGGCCTCGAGGAAATCGAGGTGCTCGTCGTCGAAGCCGCAAACGACAATGGCGCCATGCGGTCGATGGTCGAGAACATTGCGCGCGAACCGCTGAACCCGGTCGACCAGTGGCGCGGCATCGAACGCCTGGTCGCACTCGACTGGACCGAGGAAGCAATTGCGGTGGCACTCGCCCTGCCCGTCCGGCAAATCCGCAAGCTGCGCCTGCTCGCCAACGTCCTACCGGCGATGCTCGACCAGATGGCGTTCGGCGACATGCCGAATGAGCAGCAGCTCCGCACGATCGCGGCAGCACACCTCGATGAGCAGAAGGAGGTCTGGAAGGCGCAGAAGCCGAAGAAGGGCCAGCCCGCCGCATGGTGGCAGATTGCCAACGCGCTGAGCAAGACCCGGATGTATGCCAAGGATGCGAGCTTCGGTGACGATCTCAGAGAAGCCTACGGCATCGAATGGATCGAGGATCTGTTCGCTCCCGCGGACGAGGACAGCCGCTACACCACCAATGTCGAAGCCTATCTCGGCGCCCAGCAGGAGTGGATGACGAACAATCTGCCCAAGAAGGGAATGATCGCCGAGGTTTCTCAATGGGGCGAGGTGAAGCTGCCGCAAAAGGCAAGCCGCGTCTATGGCAAGCCCGGCAAGGGTGACCACACCGCCATGTATCTGGATCGGAACGGCAAGGTTCAAACCGTGCATTACCGGATGCCCGAGGAGAAGAAGACCAAGGGCAAGGGAGCGGTCGTCGGAGGTGGCGACACCGCTGGCGAGGATGCGATCGACGGGCCGAAGCAGCGTCCCGACGTCACGCAGAAGGGCCTCGATATGATCGGCGACCTCAGGACCGACGCGCTGCACGAGGCGCTCGCCCGCGCACCGATCGAGGACGACACGCTGATGGCCCTCCTTGTCCTCGCCTTTGCCGGCATGAATGTCCGGGTTGACTCCGGGGCAAACGACCACGTCTTCGGCGCGAAGCGGTTCGCCCGCCATGCGGCTCGGTTGCTCGACGCTGACGGCAAGCTCGCCTTCGACCGCGACACCTTGCGGGTTTCCACCCGCTCGATGCTGGTCGATGTGCTGTCGTGCCGCCGAGGCATGTCGAACAGCGGCATCGTGTCGCGCATAGCCGGCGACGCCATCGGCGCGGACGGATACCTCCCGAACATGGGCACAGAAGACTTCCTGCTTTGCCTGTCGCGGCAGGCGCTCGAGGCTTCGTGCGAGGGCACCTCGGTTCTCCCCCGCCCGAGGGTCCGCGAGACCCGTGCCGCACTGGTCGAGCACTTCAAGCAAGGGCATTTCGTCCATCCGGCCGCCCTGTTTGCCCCCGATCCGAAGGATCTCGCCGAACTGATCAAGCAGGGCGAGGTCGTGGAGGATTACGATACGGTGACCTCCGAGGAAACAACGGATCGCCTCGAAGGCGAACTTGCTGACGGCAGCGTCGCCGGCGAGGAGGCCGATTTTGCTGTCGCCGATCCGGAAGCCGGTGACGGCGCCGACGACGCGGTCGAGACCGCCTACGGCATCGCGGCCGAATAG